In Parabacteroides sp. FAFU027, the following proteins share a genomic window:
- a CDS encoding sulfite exporter TauE/SafE family protein codes for MNSQIMILSLTAASLGFIHTLFGPDHYVPFIVLSKARKWNYPKTVWITILCGIGHVGSSVLIGFIGIALGVAVSKLQYLESVRGNLAGWLFIVFGLLYGVWGLKRSLRGHQHTHFHFHKGGVGHEHTHDHQSEHLHPHIEHAEDTNTEITKYKNLTPWILFTIFVFGPCEPLIPLVMFPASQHNMMGVAWVTSVFGLVTILTMTSLVVLMTFGVKFLHFQKLEKYTHALAGATIFLSGLAIQFLGL; via the coding sequence ATGAATTCACAAATCATGATTTTGAGTCTGACGGCGGCATCGCTGGGCTTTATCCATACACTTTTCGGTCCGGACCATTATGTCCCATTTATTGTTTTATCCAAAGCCCGTAAATGGAATTATCCGAAGACTGTATGGATTACCATCTTGTGTGGGATCGGACATGTGGGAAGCTCGGTGTTAATCGGATTTATCGGAATTGCACTCGGTGTAGCCGTTTCAAAGCTCCAGTATCTTGAATCTGTAAGAGGGAATCTTGCCGGATGGCTTTTTATTGTATTTGGATTATTATACGGCGTCTGGGGCTTAAAGCGTAGTCTGCGGGGGCACCAGCATACCCACTTCCATTTCCACAAAGGAGGAGTGGGTCATGAGCACACACATGATCATCAATCCGAACATCTCCACCCGCATATCGAACATGCAGAAGATACAAACACCGAAATTACCAAATATAAAAACCTTACACCCTGGATTTTATTTACCATCTTCGTCTTTGGCCCGTGTGAACCGTTGATTCCGTTGGTCATGTTCCCTGCCAGTCAGCATAATATGATGGGAGTGGCATGGGTAACCTCGGTTTTCGGATTGGTTACCATCCTCACCATGACCAGTCTGGTGGTGCTAATGACCTTCGGCGTAAAGTTTCTGCATTTTCAGAAATTAGAGAAATATACTCACGCATTAGCCGGTGCAACCATATTTTTAAGTGGCCTGGCCATTCAATTTTTAGGACTCTGA
- the nikR gene encoding nickel-responsive transcriptional regulator NikR — translation MAVNRFGVSLESDLLEALDEYVAANKFPNRSQAIRYLIEKNVAEHKWQCNNIVAGAIALIFNFSKTDLQARITEVQANYRDCILSAQQFFLTDEKLLVVISVKGPSYKLTELSDTLIALKGIEHGKLIMSKV, via the coding sequence ATGGCTGTAAACAGATTCGGAGTATCATTGGAAAGTGATTTATTGGAAGCGCTCGACGAGTATGTGGCGGCAAATAAATTCCCCAACCGGTCACAGGCAATTCGCTACCTGATAGAAAAGAACGTTGCCGAGCACAAATGGCAATGCAACAACATTGTGGCGGGTGCCATTGCCCTTATATTCAATTTCAGCAAAACCGATTTGCAGGCACGTATTACTGAAGTGCAGGCTAATTATCGTGACTGCATTTTATCTGCCCAGCAATTCTTTCTTACAGATGAAAAGCTACTTGTGGTCATTTCGGTGAAAGGACCCTCCTACAAACTGACAGAGCTGTCTGACACACTCATCGCGCTAAAAGGCATTGAACACGGTAAGCTTATTATGAGCAAAGTATAA
- a CDS encoding DUF362 domain-containing protein, translating to MKKPFITSKWILSLTRITRKTSLFIIGLGALIWFLIRVIPKPSRATYPCQQAAFPIASAFVVWLTGTISSLFALKKLKKAFAEHRFATSVIAGVSMIVLIGWLTVMPNSIQSAFGINTANDTTFVPAKGFDWTPGASNKPVGIARGIYPGRVVMSRNPEAAKWAGKWRDHNDQWWLDKNTDVDKVSEMLSVNLLKLTGAESDQDAWEKIFQYYNKNTRGLNTRGYKPNEIVAVKINLNNSSGNKSDNLIDASPQSVLAMVRQLVKEAHVPQDKIIVYDARRTIAPAILTEVWREFKDVRFVQERTAGSEQPINPTYGDHHGIEASDWQEGLSYSAGNFREAKQIPRQIIEATYLVNLAILKTHSYPYNFMEDSGDGETGISMSGKNHFGSIKAPWELHAIINPHREARKNEYSPLVDMASSPNLGGKTILFVLDGLYSGRKWKSYPIHFPNPPFNNKATPYENPEWPSCMLASLDEVALESVGLDILYAQSKNNVEPTYHNVPRIMFRACTDDFLYEMATPDKAPSGTKYIQGGKPVKSLGVHEHWDNDRSMRYSRNLDPKKGSGIEFIYIPLGSLAQKN from the coding sequence ATGAAAAAGCCTTTTATCACTTCCAAATGGATTCTTTCCCTAACAAGAATCACCCGCAAAACCAGCTTGTTTATTATCGGACTTGGAGCTTTAATCTGGTTTTTAATCCGCGTAATTCCCAAACCCTCACGGGCTACGTATCCTTGCCAGCAGGCAGCATTTCCTATCGCCAGTGCATTTGTCGTATGGCTAACCGGCACGATAAGCAGCTTATTTGCACTGAAAAAGCTAAAAAAGGCTTTTGCCGAACATCGATTTGCGACATCAGTGATCGCCGGTGTTTCCATGATTGTACTTATTGGATGGCTGACGGTAATGCCTAACAGTATCCAAAGTGCATTCGGCATAAACACAGCAAATGATACAACCTTTGTTCCCGCAAAGGGATTCGATTGGACTCCGGGAGCATCAAATAAACCGGTTGGAATAGCTCGTGGTATATATCCCGGCAGAGTGGTGATGTCAAGAAATCCTGAAGCTGCTAAATGGGCAGGTAAATGGCGTGATCACAATGATCAATGGTGGTTGGACAAAAACACTGATGTTGATAAAGTCAGCGAGATGCTATCCGTTAATTTACTGAAACTCACCGGTGCAGAAAGTGATCAGGATGCCTGGGAAAAGATTTTCCAATATTACAACAAAAACACACGGGGATTAAACACACGGGGATACAAGCCCAATGAGATTGTAGCCGTAAAAATTAACCTCAATAACAGCAGCGGAAACAAATCAGACAACCTGATCGACGCTTCTCCTCAGTCAGTTTTGGCTATGGTTCGCCAACTGGTCAAGGAGGCCCATGTACCTCAGGATAAGATCATCGTTTATGATGCCCGCCGCACAATTGCTCCGGCCATATTGACGGAAGTGTGGCGAGAATTTAAGGATGTCCGTTTTGTACAGGAAAGAACCGCAGGTTCTGAACAACCCATTAATCCGACTTATGGAGATCACCACGGAATCGAAGCTTCCGACTGGCAGGAAGGACTCTCCTACTCCGCCGGTAATTTCAGGGAGGCAAAACAGATTCCGCGTCAGATCATTGAGGCAACTTACCTTGTGAACCTGGCCATACTGAAAACGCATTCATACCCTTATAACTTTATGGAAGACAGTGGAGATGGTGAAACTGGCATTTCCATGTCAGGTAAAAACCATTTTGGCTCCATCAAAGCACCATGGGAACTGCATGCCATCATAAATCCTCACCGGGAAGCCCGAAAAAACGAATACTCACCTCTGGTAGATATGGCCTCTTCACCTAACCTTGGAGGAAAAACGATACTTTTTGTTTTGGATGGCTTGTATAGCGGTCGTAAATGGAAATCCTACCCTATTCACTTCCCCAACCCGCCGTTTAATAACAAGGCTACTCCTTACGAAAATCCGGAATGGCCATCCTGCATGTTGGCTTCATTGGATGAAGTGGCTCTCGAATCGGTTGGACTAGACATTCTGTATGCACAGTCAAAAAACAACGTAGAACCTACTTATCACAATGTACCACGCATCATGTTCCGGGCTTGTACAGATGATTTTCTGTATGAAATGGCTACCCCGGATAAAGCGCCATCAGGTACAAAGTATATACAGGGCGGCAAACCGGTTAAAAGCCTGGGGGTACACGAACATTGGGATAATGACCGGTCAATGCGTTATTCCCGTAACCTTGACCCGAAGAAAGGCTCCGGCATCGAATTCATCTATATACCATTGGGGAGTTTAGCTCAAAAGAATTAA
- a CDS encoding arabinan endo-1,5-alpha-L-arabinosidase, protein MNYKLTKLFVCGLLLSMATAGAQSLPAAKPNPWKDDYRDISGMEFYKSWGTYNVHDPSCKKFGDTYYMYSTDAIFRENRKVAAEKNVPIGYIQVRTSKDLVHWNFEGWAFPEIPAEARQWVLDHANGQGATNIWAPFILKYKDKYRLYYCVSAFGRQTSYIGFAESNSPLGPWEQKGCVVKTNVGDPMNAIDPSVVTNSVNGEMWMHYGSYFGGLYAVQLNPETGKTLKTDDFGHSIARRANMKKDNIEAPDIIYNPQFKKYYLFMSYDPLMTTYNVRVGRADKPEGPFLDFFGKDLRDTINHFPILTHPYKFENHPGWAGVGHCTVSQDEKGNFYMANQARLSPDNHLMDLHVREMKWTPDGWPVVSPERYAGTKQTAITHKAISGNWEIIRVYESKHERKLEAGQILWGENLLQPGEADLSVKVNLQANGTISGKLTGKWSYLPAKSLTITVGKETLSNLIVFTGQDWENQTETLLFTGLDSKGRSVWGKKVK, encoded by the coding sequence ATGAACTACAAACTAACAAAACTTTTTGTGTGCGGCCTGCTCCTGTCAATGGCTACCGCAGGGGCGCAATCATTACCCGCTGCTAAACCCAATCCCTGGAAAGATGACTACCGCGATATATCGGGAATGGAGTTTTATAAAAGTTGGGGAACCTACAATGTGCATGACCCATCTTGCAAGAAATTCGGCGATACCTACTACATGTATTCCACCGATGCCATCTTTAGGGAAAATAGAAAAGTGGCTGCCGAGAAAAATGTGCCTATCGGTTACATACAGGTACGGACTTCAAAGGATTTGGTTCACTGGAATTTTGAAGGTTGGGCATTTCCGGAAATACCGGCTGAAGCCAGACAATGGGTACTTGACCACGCAAACGGTCAGGGCGCAACCAACATCTGGGCGCCATTTATCCTGAAATACAAAGATAAATACCGCCTATACTATTGCGTTTCGGCTTTTGGTCGCCAGACTTCTTACATAGGATTTGCAGAATCAAATTCACCGCTTGGCCCGTGGGAACAGAAAGGATGCGTAGTGAAAACCAATGTAGGTGACCCGATGAATGCCATCGACCCCAGCGTGGTGACCAATTCCGTTAACGGAGAAATGTGGATGCACTACGGTTCTTACTTCGGAGGACTTTACGCCGTGCAACTCAATCCCGAAACCGGCAAAACACTGAAAACGGATGACTTCGGGCACAGCATTGCCCGCCGTGCCAATATGAAGAAGGATAATATCGAAGCTCCGGATATTATTTACAATCCGCAGTTTAAGAAGTACTACCTCTTTATGTCATACGACCCGTTGATGACAACTTATAACGTTCGTGTAGGTCGTGCAGACAAACCGGAGGGCCCGTTCCTGGATTTCTTCGGTAAAGACCTGCGCGATACGATTAACCACTTCCCTATCCTGACACACCCGTATAAGTTTGAGAATCATCCGGGCTGGGCAGGAGTCGGACACTGTACCGTTTCCCAGGATGAAAAAGGGAACTTCTACATGGCTAACCAGGCCCGTCTCTCTCCGGATAATCACCTAATGGACCTCCATGTCAGGGAAATGAAATGGACGCCGGATGGCTGGCCTGTTGTTTCTCCGGAACGATATGCCGGTACCAAACAAACTGCCATCACCCACAAAGCCATCTCCGGAAACTGGGAGATTATCCGCGTGTATGAATCAAAACACGAGCGCAAGCTGGAAGCGGGACAAATCCTTTGGGGTGAAAACCTACTGCAACCGGGTGAAGCTGACCTTTCAGTAAAAGTCAACCTGCAAGCCAATGGCACCATCAGTGGTAAACTGACCGGCAAGTGGTCTTACCTTCCGGCCAAAAGCCTGACGATAACAGTGGGTAAAGAAACCTTATCCAATCTCATTGTCTTCACCGGACAAGATTGGGAAAACCAAACAGAAACATTACTCTTCACCGGGCTTGATAGCAAAGGACGTTCAGTCTGGGGAAAGAAAGTAAAATAG
- a CDS encoding alpha-N-arabinofuranosidase: protein MKNLLKKSALAILSAVTFSGAAAQSRATAVINADQGKYTINRNIYGQFAEHLGHGIYGGFWVGENSPIPNTKGVRNDIIEALKRIRIPNLRWPGGCFADEYHWMDGIGPREKRARMINTHWGGVVEDNAFGTHEFLNLCEVLGTEPYICGNVGSGAVEEMSKWVEYMTFDGESPMANLRKQNGREKPWKVKFFGVGNENWGCGGNMSPEGYAELYRRYSTYARNYGSNQLYKIAGGANIDDYRWTETLMRNIPNHLMNGLSLHNYTFTKNWENKGDATGFDMDQYFSILENGNKMDEIITRHSQIMDTFDPAKRIGLVVDEWGAWYNVEPGTNPGFLYQQNTLRDALLAGSIINIFHKHCDRVKMTNIAQMVNVLQSIILTKDEKMLLTPTYYVFDMYKVHQDATMLPMTVNCGTYNRMDRRLSSISSTASIDKDGAIHITLVNIDPDNGIELTCDVQGTKTTKITDGQIITGKEVQSYNTFDNPNRVKLDKFKDASYKNGTLKVKLPAKSLVTIELK, encoded by the coding sequence ATGAAGAACTTGTTGAAGAAAAGTGCGCTGGCTATCCTGTCAGCAGTCACATTCTCCGGAGCAGCAGCTCAATCCAGGGCTACTGCCGTCATCAATGCCGACCAGGGCAAATATACCATCAACCGAAACATCTACGGTCAGTTTGCCGAACACCTCGGACACGGCATCTACGGTGGATTCTGGGTAGGTGAAAACTCCCCAATCCCCAACACCAAAGGCGTGCGCAACGACATCATCGAAGCGCTGAAACGCATCAGAATCCCGAACCTGCGCTGGCCGGGAGGCTGCTTTGCCGACGAATACCACTGGATGGACGGTATCGGACCACGCGAGAAACGTGCCCGTATGATTAACACCCACTGGGGTGGCGTGGTCGAGGATAACGCTTTTGGCACACACGAATTCCTCAACCTGTGCGAAGTCCTCGGTACAGAGCCTTACATCTGCGGCAACGTAGGTAGCGGCGCAGTGGAAGAGATGTCAAAATGGGTGGAGTATATGACTTTTGACGGCGAAAGCCCGATGGCCAACCTCCGCAAACAAAACGGGCGCGAAAAACCGTGGAAGGTGAAATTCTTCGGTGTAGGTAACGAAAACTGGGGTTGTGGTGGCAATATGTCTCCCGAAGGTTACGCCGAACTTTACCGCCGCTACTCCACTTATGCCCGCAATTACGGCAGTAATCAACTGTACAAAATTGCAGGTGGCGCCAACATCGACGATTACCGATGGACCGAAACGCTGATGCGTAACATCCCGAACCACCTGATGAACGGTCTCTCCCTGCACAATTATACATTTACCAAAAACTGGGAAAATAAGGGCGATGCAACCGGATTCGATATGGATCAGTATTTTTCCATACTCGAAAACGGAAACAAGATGGACGAGATCATCACCCGCCACTCTCAGATTATGGACACTTTTGACCCTGCCAAACGCATCGGTCTGGTGGTGGATGAATGGGGTGCGTGGTACAACGTGGAGCCGGGGACCAATCCGGGATTCCTGTACCAGCAAAATACGTTGCGGGATGCGCTGTTGGCCGGATCTATCATCAATATTTTCCACAAACACTGCGACCGCGTGAAAATGACCAATATTGCGCAGATGGTTAATGTGCTTCAGTCAATCATACTGACAAAGGATGAGAAGATGTTGCTGACTCCGACTTATTACGTCTTTGACATGTACAAAGTGCATCAGGATGCAACCATGCTTCCGATGACGGTGAACTGCGGAACATACAACCGCATGGACCGTCGACTGAGCAGCATCTCCTCAACGGCATCTATTGATAAAGATGGAGCTATCCACATCACTCTGGTAAATATCGATCCTGACAATGGCATCGAACTGACTTGTGATGTACAGGGCACTAAGACAACCAAAATCACCGACGGTCAAATCATCACCGGTAAAGAGGTACAGTCTTACAATACCTTTGATAATCCAAACCGGGTGAAGCTGGATAAATTCAAAGATGCCAGCTATAAAAACGGAACCCTGAAAGTTAAACTTCCTGCGAAGTCTCTGGTGACTATCGAACTAAAATAA
- a CDS encoding glycoside hydrolase family 30 protein: MKKHVLTLLMSTFVLSLTAQKVQWTSSTESKKWVQEKAPEFRNSVNESSAKITIYPNDTLQQMNGFGACFNELGWDALQAVSEQKRNTIMNDLFSKEGVNFTFCRMPLGSNDYSFNYYSYNDVPEDFEMKNFSIDRDRYILIPYIKAAMKVNPNLKIWASPWCPPIWMKVNNHYAMGASSPVKNMDKGMIIENNATAFKMENRYLQAYALYFSKFVQEYKKQGINLSYVMVQNEPIYQPHWQSCTWRPDDLAFFIGKFLGPQFQKDTLATQIWLGTVNSGDPNFTRTILNNKDAAKYIKGIGMQWDAKHAIPAIHKEYPNYPLMQTESECGNGEGTWKFAEYTWSLINQYISNGAGQYMYWNMVLEKSGVSTWGWKQNMMIAIDMKTGEVKYTPEYYLMKHLSHFVLPGAKRLNTSGGNEHLAFINPDGTKVVILVNTESADKKVNLVVAEKSVELTVKANSFNTLTWR; encoded by the coding sequence ATGAAAAAACACGTATTGACACTTTTGATGTCAACGTTCGTACTTAGTCTGACAGCGCAGAAGGTGCAATGGACCTCTTCCACAGAAAGTAAAAAATGGGTGCAGGAGAAAGCACCGGAATTCCGTAACTCAGTAAATGAATCCTCCGCAAAGATTACCATTTACCCGAATGATACCCTTCAACAGATGAATGGATTCGGAGCCTGTTTCAATGAGTTAGGATGGGATGCATTGCAGGCTGTGTCGGAACAAAAGAGAAACACGATTATGAATGACCTCTTTTCCAAAGAAGGGGTAAATTTCACCTTCTGTCGCATGCCACTGGGCTCAAATGATTATTCGTTCAATTACTACTCTTACAACGATGTGCCGGAAGATTTTGAGATGAAAAATTTCAGTATCGACCGTGACCGTTATATTCTGATTCCCTATATCAAGGCCGCTATGAAAGTGAATCCAAATTTAAAAATATGGGCATCTCCCTGGTGTCCTCCCATTTGGATGAAAGTAAACAACCATTACGCCATGGGTGCTTCCAGTCCGGTGAAGAATATGGATAAAGGGATGATTATCGAGAATAATGCAACAGCCTTCAAGATGGAAAACCGTTATTTGCAGGCCTATGCACTCTATTTTTCCAAATTCGTTCAGGAATATAAAAAGCAGGGCATCAATCTTTCCTATGTGATGGTTCAAAACGAACCGATCTATCAGCCTCATTGGCAGAGTTGCACCTGGAGACCAGATGACCTGGCCTTCTTTATCGGCAAATTTCTCGGTCCTCAGTTTCAGAAAGATACACTGGCTACACAAATCTGGCTGGGAACGGTCAATTCAGGCGATCCTAATTTTACCCGTACCATTCTCAATAATAAAGATGCAGCAAAGTACATCAAAGGCATCGGCATGCAATGGGATGCAAAACATGCGATTCCGGCTATTCACAAAGAGTATCCCAACTATCCGCTGATGCAGACCGAGTCAGAGTGTGGTAACGGGGAGGGAACCTGGAAGTTTGCCGAATATACATGGAGCCTGATTAACCAATATATCTCAAACGGAGCCGGTCAGTATATGTACTGGAATATGGTTCTGGAGAAATCCGGCGTAAGTACGTGGGGATGGAAGCAGAATATGATGATTGCTATCGATATGAAGACAGGAGAGGTGAAATATACTCCGGAGTATTACCTGATGAAGCATTTGAGCCATTTCGTCCTGCCGGGAGCTAAACGACTGAATACTTCGGGAGGAAATGAGCATCTGGCCTTTATCAATCCGGACGGTACTAAAGTGGTGATTCTCGTAAATACGGAATCTGCTGACAAAAAAGTAAATCTGGTGGTTGCAGAAAAATCGGTAGAGCTGACTGTGAAGGCTAATTCATTTAATACATTGACCTGGAGATAG
- a CDS encoding aldo/keto reductase translates to MNYRTLGKTGFEISEISLGTWQVGGKWGSGFNHDLAAKSLREAIDAGINFIDTADVYESGESEIAVGRAVRECGKRIYVATKCGRQIQPHINAGYTPQVLRNYVEDSLKRLGLECIDLIQLHCPPTEVYYRPEIFAEFEKLKAEGKILNLGVSVEKVEEALKAIEYDNVTTVQIIYNIFRQRPQELFFQRAAEKNIGIIVRVPLASGLLTGTYSKNTKFEATDHRQGNRNGEWFDRGETFAGIPYETGIKAVEKLKALFPSQENLSPMALRWILMHKEVSTIIPGASRPEQVIQNLEALKFADISADKMVAIQQIYDEYVKPHVHHYW, encoded by the coding sequence ATGAACTACAGAACTTTAGGTAAAACGGGATTTGAGATATCTGAGATTTCCCTCGGAACCTGGCAGGTGGGCGGTAAATGGGGCTCGGGCTTCAATCATGACCTGGCTGCAAAATCCCTGCGTGAAGCAATCGATGCAGGTATCAATTTTATTGACACTGCCGATGTATATGAATCCGGGGAAAGTGAAATTGCCGTGGGAAGAGCGGTGCGTGAATGTGGAAAACGCATATATGTCGCTACGAAATGTGGCCGTCAGATACAACCGCATATTAATGCCGGCTATACCCCGCAGGTATTGCGCAACTATGTGGAGGATTCCCTGAAACGACTAGGACTTGAATGTATCGACCTGATTCAGCTGCACTGCCCACCGACAGAGGTCTATTACCGTCCGGAGATATTTGCGGAATTTGAAAAGCTGAAAGCAGAAGGTAAAATCCTCAATCTCGGTGTGAGCGTGGAAAAAGTGGAAGAGGCGCTCAAAGCCATCGAGTACGACAATGTTACTACCGTGCAAATCATCTACAACATTTTCCGCCAACGCCCGCAGGAACTTTTCTTCCAACGAGCAGCTGAAAAGAATATCGGAATCATCGTACGCGTTCCATTGGCCAGCGGCTTGCTTACCGGAACCTACTCAAAGAACACGAAATTTGAAGCGACCGACCACCGTCAGGGCAACCGCAACGGAGAATGGTTTGACCGTGGAGAGACATTTGCCGGTATTCCTTACGAGACAGGAATCAAAGCGGTAGAAAAGCTGAAAGCATTATTCCCAAGCCAGGAAAATCTGTCCCCCATGGCATTGCGCTGGATTTTGATGCACAAAGAGGTGAGCACAATCATTCCGGGAGCATCCCGTCCCGAGCAGGTTATTCAAAATCTTGAAGCATTGAAATTCGCGGATATTTCAGCTGATAAAATGGTTGCAATTCAACAAATCTACGATGAATATGTAAAACCGCATGTACATCATTACTGGTGA
- a CDS encoding helix-turn-helix domain-containing protein: protein MDIAQNIGTRIRNLRTSQRRTIQEIADVCGLSKSMVSKIETNAVIPSVATLVKIAKALGTNVSVLMEENEDASSVMVTAQQAFGGVIQTEKGYHIYPYAAEYKDKKMQPFLFVARKGEVTEHRLTHEGEEYIHVLEGELKLQVGNVEYTLRQNDSVYFNAMEPHGIMPVSDEVKYLNIFV, encoded by the coding sequence ATGGATATTGCTCAAAACATAGGAACCCGTATCCGGAATTTGCGTACGTCCCAACGGCGTACAATTCAGGAGATTGCAGATGTATGCGGCTTGTCAAAAAGTATGGTGTCAAAAATAGAGACTAATGCGGTTATCCCTTCTGTGGCTACATTGGTCAAGATAGCCAAAGCGTTGGGAACCAATGTTTCGGTATTAATGGAAGAAAATGAAGATGCTTCGTCTGTGATGGTTACAGCTCAACAGGCTTTCGGTGGAGTTATACAAACCGAAAAGGGATATCATATTTATCCCTATGCAGCCGAATACAAGGATAAGAAAATGCAGCCATTCCTTTTTGTGGCTCGCAAAGGAGAGGTAACAGAGCATCGTCTCACGCACGAGGGGGAAGAGTATATTCATGTGCTTGAGGGAGAGCTGAAGTTGCAGGTCGGTAATGTTGAATATACACTGAGACAGAACGACAGCGTCTATTTTAACGCTATGGAACCGCACGGTATCATGCCTGTATCCGATGAAGTGAAGTACCTCAATATTTTTGTTTAA
- a CDS encoding GH39 family glycosyl hydrolase has product MKKEILLLLLVLSVNMMAQTTPVNIQVDAAREKGQMKPIWAWFGYDEPNYTYMKDGKKLLSEIAALSPVPVYVRAHNLMTSGDGTPALKWGSTNMYTEDKDGNPVYNWRIVDSIFDTYIQRKMKPLAQIGFMPEALSSHPEPYRHYWEPGHNYSEICTGWAYSPKDYQKWGELVYQWVKHCAERYGKTEVESWYWELWNEPDGYYLMDKDKVKTYCKMYDYASDAVKRALPTARIGGPHSTGGASRFLRGFIQHCLTDTNVVTGKIGTPLDFVAFHAKGSPRVVDGKVRMSMSSQLRNMNDNFKVIASFPQTKNLPVIIGESDPEGCAACGMQTNPENAYRNGTLYSSYTAASIAREYDLSEFYGVNLIGAVNWSFEFENQPWFYGFRDLATHGVDKPVLNVFRMLGMMSGKRVEVSGNLRYDFKAIRDSSVRRAETDINALAARGNNNISVMLWNYHDDDIKDNGSPVALTLKNIPAKKVMLYHYRIDDTHSNSYEVWKKMGSPESPTPEQYKELEQSGQLDLLSAPQTVTVKNGTLKITMQLPRQAVSLIRLMY; this is encoded by the coding sequence ATGAAGAAAGAAATTTTGCTATTGCTTCTTGTTTTGAGTGTCAACATGATGGCACAGACCACCCCGGTAAATATACAGGTGGACGCCGCCCGTGAAAAAGGACAAATGAAACCCATCTGGGCCTGGTTTGGTTACGATGAGCCGAACTACACTTACATGAAAGATGGGAAAAAGCTATTGTCGGAAATTGCCGCACTAAGTCCGGTGCCGGTATATGTGCGTGCGCATAACCTGATGACATCCGGAGACGGTACGCCTGCATTGAAATGGGGCTCTACCAATATGTACACTGAAGATAAGGATGGGAATCCCGTCTATAACTGGCGTATTGTCGATTCTATCTTTGATACATATATCCAACGTAAAATGAAACCGTTGGCTCAGATTGGCTTTATGCCTGAAGCATTATCGTCACATCCCGAACCTTACCGGCACTACTGGGAACCCGGGCACAACTATAGTGAAATCTGTACCGGTTGGGCTTATTCTCCTAAAGATTATCAAAAATGGGGGGAACTGGTTTACCAATGGGTAAAACACTGCGCCGAGCGTTATGGGAAAACAGAAGTAGAAAGTTGGTACTGGGAGCTTTGGAATGAACCTGATGGATACTATCTGATGGATAAAGATAAAGTGAAGACCTATTGCAAAATGTACGACTACGCCTCCGATGCCGTGAAAAGAGCCTTGCCTACTGCCCGTATCGGAGGCCCGCATTCCACCGGAGGAGCATCCCGTTTTCTTCGGGGATTTATTCAGCACTGTTTAACGGATACAAATGTTGTTACGGGAAAAATCGGGACTCCACTGGACTTTGTAGCGTTTCATGCAAAAGGTTCGCCGAGAGTGGTTGACGGTAAGGTCAGAATGAGTATGAGTTCTCAGCTACGCAATATGAATGACAACTTTAAAGTCATCGCTTCTTTTCCCCAAACGAAGAATCTGCCTGTTATTATAGGCGAATCAGATCCCGAGGGATGTGCGGCATGTGGCATGCAAACCAACCCGGAGAATGCTTATCGGAACGGCACTTTATACTCAAGCTACACGGCAGCGTCCATTGCCCGTGAATATGATTTGTCAGAGTTTTATGGTGTAAATCTGATTGGGGCAGTAAACTGGTCGTTTGAATTTGAGAATCAGCCCTGGTTTTACGGTTTTCGCGATTTGGCAACCCATGGAGTCGATAAACCGGTGTTGAATGTTTTCCGGATGTTGGGCATGATGTCGGGAAAACGGGTTGAAGTTTCGGGTAATCTGAGATACGATTTCAAAGCCATCCGGGATTCAAGCGTACGAAGAGCTGAAACGGATATAAACGCCCTGGCGGCCAGAGGTAACAATAATATCTCGGTAATGCTTTGGAACTATCACGACGACGATATCAAAGACAATGGTTCGCCGGTAGCGCTGACACTGAAAAATATTCCGGCTAAGAAGGTAATGTTATATCACTACCGGATAGATGATACGCACAGCAACTCGTACGAAGTATGGAAAAAGATGGGTTCACCTGAAAGCCCGACTCCTGAACAATACAAGGAACTGGAGCAATCTGGTCAGTTGGATTTATTATCGGCGCCTCAAACCGTTACGGTCAAAAATGGCACCCTAAAGATTACGATGCAACTTCCCCGTCAGGCAGTTTCGCTCATCCGGCTTATGTATTAA